gagagccttacgtctgtggtgggaaagctgttggaaaagattcttagagatagaatcaaTGGGCATTTAGaggatcatggtctgatcagggacagtcagcatggctttgagaagagcagatcgtgcctaacaagcttgatagagttctttgaggaggtgaccaggcatatagatgaaggtagtgcagtggatgtgatctacatggattttagtaaggcatttgacaaggtaccacatgataggcttattcagaaagtcagaaggcatgggatccagggaagtttggccaagtggattcagaattggcttgcctgcagaaagcagagggtcgtggtggagggagtgcattcggattggaggggtacaactagtggtgtcccacagggattggttctgggacctcttcttttcgtaatttttattaatgacccggatgtgggggtagaagggtgggttggcaagtttgcagatgacacaaaggttggtggagttgtggatagtgttgaggattgtcgaagactgcagaaagacattgataggatgcagaagtgggctgagaagtggcagatggagttcaacccagagaagtgtgaggtggtacagtttggaaggacaaactccaaggcagagtacaaggtaaatggcaggatacttggtagtgtggaggagcagagggatctgggggtataagtctacagatccctgaaagttgcctcacaggtagataaggtagttaagaaagcttatggagtgttaggtttcataagtcaaaggatagagtttaagagttgcggggtaatgatgcagctctataaaactctggttaggtcacacttggagtattgtgtccagttctggttgcctcactataggaaggatgtggaagcattggaaagggtacagaggagatttaccaggacactgcctggtttagtaagtatgcattatgatcagagattaagggagctagggttttactctctggagagaaggaggatgagaggagacatgatagaggtatacaagatattaggaGGAATAGATAGATtgaacagccagcgcctcttccccagggcatcactactcaatacaaaaggacatggctttaaggtaaggggaggaaagttcaagggggatattagaggaaggttttttactcagagagtggttggtgcatggaatgtactgcctgaatcagtggtggaggcagatacactagtgaaatttaagagactactagacaggtatatggaggaatttaaggtggaaggttatatgggaggcagggtttaagggtctgcacaacattgtgggccgaatggcctgtactgtgctgtattgttctatattctatgttctataaacacCAGGTTTTGGAGAACAAGGATTATTGGTGGAATATTTTCCAGAGTCAATAGCTTTTGCTGTatccagtcctgtattcactgtatgtttcaatggacATGTGACAAATTCACTTTATCTTTAAAATCAACACGAGGGATTCTGCaagtgctagaaatccagagtaacacataaaaaatactggaggaactcggcagttgAGCAGCTTGTCAAGGTTTCGAGTTAGTGCCCGCATCAGGACTTAGCATTAGTCCGAATTCAGAGTTCTGAACCAAAACATCAATGATATCTCACACaacaatgagtcagagtacaggaaggtgaTAAAGAACTCAATAACATTGTGACATGACAACATTTCTCAATGTCAGGTAAAAAACAAAGATTACCATTGACtttaggaaggtggggggggggggcagtacaCATGCTCCTGCCTACATCTTAGTTTTACTGATTTTATCATAATGTATCATTATTTTCATGTGttacactgtactactgccacaaaacaacacttttcacaatatatgtcagtggCAATAGACCTGATACTGATTGTGAAAGTTTTCAATTCCAAAATTATCCAACATCATCTGAAAATAATACTCTCTGGCACCCAAGTCCAGACAAGAGAGGGAAGGAGTTTCAACACACAGGGGGACACCACTGTCTCACTGCTTCCCCACTGATGCTAGAGGAAAAGAGTGTGAGACAGCTCTGGCAGCATGTTCTCCACACAggcgctgcctgatctgctgagtagaTCCTgcctttatttcaggtttccattGTCTGCGCCTTTCTTTGCTTTTCTTGTGTCACTGAGTTAAAGTCCCCACCATTATTATCCCTACCAGTGCACTGTAATGAAAGGTTTGTGTAATCAGTGGCTGAGGAGGTCAactgagatcatcggggtctctcttcccaccattacagacatttacactacacgctgcatctgcaaagcaaacaacattatgaaggaccccacacacccctcatacaatctcttctccctcctgccacctgggaaaaggcactgaagcattcgggctctcatgaccagactatgtaacggtttcttcccccaagccatcagactcctcaatacccagagcctggactgacaccaacttactgccctctattgtgcctattgtcttgtttattatttattgtaatgcccgcactgttttgtgcactttatgcagtcctgggtaggtctgtagtctagtgtagtttttttctgttttgtttttacctagttcagtctagtttttgtattgtttcatgtcagtccacagtcctgaaaaacattgtctcatttttactgtgtactgtaccagcagtaatggtcgagatgacaataaaaagtgacttgacttgacttaacttgacgATGGATCTCAGATCAATGAGGGAGCTTAACAATAATGTTTCCCCTTCCTCTCAGTGCTCCCTTTATCGTGGGGAATGCAGTGTTAGAGAGACCTTGTTAGAGagaaattagcagcagcagtccaatgccattcataatctagcagagagagaaaataatgataataaattaaataaaacataataataaaaaaacaagtaaatcaataaaatatattgaatagattatttaaaatgtaCAAAGACAGaaacactgtatattaaaaaaagtgaggtagtgtccaaagcttcagcgtccaaagattcaatggaatcagatgacagaggggaagaagctgttcctgaatcactgagtgtgtgccttcaggattctgtacctcctacctgatggtaacagtgagaaaagggcatgccctgggtgctggaggtccttaataatggacactgactttctgagacactgctccctaaagatgtcctgggtactttgcaggctggtacccaaggtggagctgactagatttacaaccatctgcagcttctttcagtcctgtgcagtagccccaccataccagacagtgatgcagcctgtcaggatcctctccacggtacaactacggAAGTGGTGACTTCCTTTGCTTTTCTTGCCACGTAATTGAGGGGGTTGAAGTCCCCACCATGATTATTCCTACCACTGCTCTGTAATGTTTGTGTAATCAGTGACTCAGGATGTATCTTAGATCATTAGGGGAGCTCAAAATTACATTACTGATATGTTCCTTGGAGTTTCCTGGACTGTGGGGAATGCACTGTTGCTGAAACCTTGGCCAGTCTGGGCATTTGGGGGTGAGAGTGATGCTAGCAGATTTAGTGCGTATTCTaagtatgtttgcattgatggAAAATGCCTTATCTTTAattgatctttttttttccagaaaatGGCTTCTTTAAAGCtcaaaattccttctcattttagAGAAAATTTAACTTCTGCAACTCCATTTGTAGTTGATCCTGGCACAACTCCTTGTACATTTGAGATATATCCGGCCACGAACCCTCTAGTTGCTGTTGTCTACAGCCTGGCGTGTTTCCTCGCTGTGACGGGGAACCTGGTGGTGATGATTGTCATTCTTCACAATCGGCGCTCTACATTGTCCACAGACATCTACCTGCTCCATCTGGCCATGGCTGACCTGCTCTTTGCTGTCACTCTGCCCTTCTGGGCAGTGGATGCCACATCTGGGTGGGTGTTTGGCGATGCCATGTGTAAGATTGTCATCATGTTCCATGAGGTGAACTTTTACAGTGGCATCCTGTTGCTGGCCTGCATCAGTGTTGACCGTTACCTCGCCATCGTCCACTCTGCCCGATCCCACAGGCAGAAGCGGCCATTCCTGATCAAACTGGTCTGTGCTGCTGTGTGGGTGctgtccattctcctgtctttacCCATCCTCTACAAGGGCCAAGTAAGGGCCAGCTCCAACAAATACATCTGTAATGAGGATCATGATGGTGAATATGATGAGAAATGGAAACTAGCCACCA
The sequence above is a segment of the Hypanus sabinus isolate sHypSab1 chromosome 4, sHypSab1.hap1, whole genome shotgun sequence genome. Coding sequences within it:
- the LOC132392923 gene encoding C-X-C chemokine receptor type 1-like, whose protein sequence is MASLKLKIPSHFRENLTSATPFVVDPGTTPCTFEIYPATNPLVAVVYSLACFLAVTGNLVVMIVILHNRRSTLSTDIYLLHLAMADLLFAVTLPFWAVDATSGWVFGDAMCKIVIMFHEVNFYSGILLLACISVDRYLAIVHSARSHRQKRPFLIKLVCAAVWVLSILLSLPILYKGQVRASSNKYICNEDHDGEYDEKWKLATKICRHVIGFLIPLGVIVFCYSVTIQRLCQTKGFQKEKALKVIIAVVLVFLICWLPHNITVFIDTLVRMRIAMASCAGRNHINRALLATQSLGFLHSCVNPILYAFIGVKFRANLLRLLADKGLMKRTEESHFQRSVRPSVSGTTSTVI